One Thermococcus alcaliphilus genomic region harbors:
- the hycI gene encoding hydrogenase maturation peptidase HycI, with product MEEFFKGAKKVVVCGIGNDVRGDDAFGVYVVEMLKERVSNPKVVFLNCGEMPESYAGKIIRENPTHVVFIDAVHFEGKPGEIVLADPEGTLGEAFSTHKMPLKLLVSYLKGHINAKFILIGAQPKQTGLFVDMSEELKESAEKLVSILERILAEI from the coding sequence ATGGAGGAATTTTTTAAAGGGGCAAAAAAGGTTGTTGTATGTGGAATCGGAAACGACGTCAGGGGAGACGATGCTTTTGGTGTCTACGTTGTGGAAATGCTAAAGGAGAGAGTTTCAAATCCCAAGGTGGTGTTTTTAAACTGCGGGGAAATGCCCGAGAGCTATGCCGGGAAGATAATAAGGGAAAACCCCACTCACGTGGTTTTTATAGATGCAGTACACTTTGAAGGAAAGCCAGGCGAAATAGTTTTGGCGGACCCTGAAGGGACTCTAGGAGAGGCTTTCTCAACCCACAAGATGCCCTTAAAGCTTTTGGTCAGCTACCTAAAAGGACACATAAATGCAAAGTTCATTCTCATCGGTGCCCAGCCAAAGCAGACGGGACTTTTTGTTGATATGAGCGAGGAGCTTAAGGAAAGTGCAGAAAAGCTGGTTAGTATTTTAGAGAGAATTTTGGCAGAAATTTAA
- a CDS encoding Mrp/NBP35 family ATP-binding protein gives MIDPRIKAVEARLEKVKRIIPVVSGKGGVGKSMVSTTLALVLAKKGYKVGLLDLDFHGASDHVILGFEPKEFPEEDKGVVPPEVHGIKFMSIVYYSEDKPTPLRGMEISDVLIELLAITRWDELDFLIIDMPPGMGDQFLDVLRFLKRGEFLVVATPSKLAINVVKKLLELLKEQNLKIIGIVENMKLDEEKDIENFAREFGVPYLVGIPLYRDLDEKIGNVEELLSSEFGKKVEKIAESL, from the coding sequence GTGATTGACCCAAGGATAAAGGCAGTTGAGGCCAGGCTCGAAAAAGTCAAGAGGATTATTCCTGTAGTGAGCGGCAAGGGAGGGGTAGGAAAATCAATGGTTTCCACTACTCTGGCCTTAGTTCTGGCAAAGAAAGGTTATAAAGTTGGCCTTCTCGATCTGGACTTCCATGGGGCAAGTGACCACGTCATACTGGGCTTTGAGCCCAAGGAGTTTCCCGAAGAGGACAAAGGTGTTGTTCCTCCAGAAGTGCACGGAATTAAGTTTATGAGCATAGTGTATTACTCCGAAGATAAGCCAACCCCACTGAGGGGAATGGAAATAAGCGACGTCCTGATAGAGCTTCTAGCAATAACAAGATGGGATGAGCTTGATTTCCTCATAATTGACATGCCTCCGGGAATGGGAGATCAATTTTTGGACGTCTTGAGGTTCCTCAAAAGAGGGGAGTTTCTGGTTGTGGCTACACCCTCAAAGCTTGCTATCAACGTTGTTAAAAAGCTCCTTGAGCTATTGAAAGAGCAAAACCTCAAAATAATTGGCATAGTGGAAAATATGAAGCTCGATGAAGAGAAGGACATTGAGAACTTCGCCAGAGAATTTGGCGTGCCTTACCTTGTCGGCATTCCACTCTACAGAGACCTTGATGAAAAGATAGGCAACGTGGAAGAGCTTTTGAGCAGTGAATTTGGCAAAAAGGTCGAAAAAATTGCAGAGTCTCTTTAA
- the hypA gene encoding hydrogenase nickel incorporation protein HypA: MHEWALADGIVRTAIEFARQHGKDKVLGMRIVLGELQDVNQEILEFAINEIKKGTIAEEAEIEFVIEEAEFKCRNCGNEWKLKDVKEGFDERIKEDIHFIPEVVHAFLACPKCGSRDFEVTKGRGVYLAAIKVEGDEE; this comes from the coding sequence ATGCACGAATGGGCGCTCGCTGATGGTATAGTTAGGACTGCAATTGAATTTGCAAGGCAGCATGGGAAAGACAAAGTTTTGGGCATGAGGATCGTCCTTGGAGAATTGCAGGACGTTAATCAAGAGATACTTGAGTTTGCCATCAACGAAATAAAGAAGGGGACTATTGCAGAGGAGGCAGAGATTGAGTTTGTTATTGAGGAGGCGGAATTTAAGTGCAGAAACTGTGGAAACGAATGGAAGCTCAAAGATGTCAAAGAAGGTTTTGACGAGAGGATAAAGGAGGATATCCACTTTATTCCCGAGGTAGTTCATGCTTTCCTTGCCTGTCCGAAATGCGGTAGCAGGGACTTTGAGGTTACAAAGGGGAGAGGAGTTTATCTTGCAGCAATAAAGGTCGAAGGTGATGAGGAGTGA
- a CDS encoding acetyl ornithine aminotransferase family protein, with amino-acid sequence MEYPKLVVTPPGPKAKELVEREKKVISQGLGVKLFPVVPERGYGALIEDVDGNVFIDFLAGAAAASTGYAHPKLVKEVQEQVAKIQHSMIGYTYSKRAIEVAEILAEKAPIGNPKILFGLSGSDSIDLLMKVARFATRKPWIVAFIGAYHGQTYGATSVAAFQSSQKRGFSPLVPNVVWIPYPNPYRNPWRIDGYEEPNELINAFLDYLENYVFAHVLPPDEVSILLAEPIQGDAGIVVPPENFFKELKKVLDEYGILLAMDEVQTGIGRTGKWFASEWFDVEPDFISFGKGVASGMGLSGVIGKAELMDMTSGSALLTPAANPVISAAAYATLRIIEEENLLENALKVGDFIKKRLLEMKDSYEVIGDVRGKGLMVGAEIVKPNTKIPDPELTGKICWRAFELGLILPSYGMFGNVIRITPPLVITKEIAEKGLEIMEQALKDALAGKVKHKTVTWH; translated from the coding sequence ATGGAATATCCAAAACTAGTTGTTACTCCTCCAGGGCCAAAAGCCAAGGAACTCGTAGAGAGGGAGAAAAAGGTTATTTCACAAGGCTTAGGTGTTAAGCTTTTTCCTGTTGTTCCCGAGAGAGGTTATGGAGCTCTGATAGAGGATGTAGATGGCAATGTTTTTATAGACTTTCTTGCAGGAGCAGCTGCAGCCTCAACTGGTTATGCTCATCCTAAGTTAGTTAAAGAAGTACAAGAGCAGGTGGCAAAGATACAGCACTCGATGATCGGCTACACATACAGCAAAAGAGCGATAGAAGTTGCGGAGATTTTAGCTGAGAAAGCCCCAATAGGAAATCCAAAAATTCTCTTTGGGTTAAGCGGGAGTGATTCCATTGATCTGCTTATGAAAGTTGCCCGTTTTGCCACAAGAAAACCTTGGATAGTTGCCTTCATTGGGGCTTATCATGGCCAAACCTATGGAGCAACGTCTGTCGCTGCCTTTCAAAGCTCCCAGAAAAGAGGATTCTCGCCACTAGTCCCGAATGTAGTCTGGATTCCATATCCCAATCCTTACAGAAACCCGTGGAGGATAGACGGTTATGAAGAACCCAACGAGCTGATAAACGCCTTTTTGGACTATCTAGAGAACTATGTCTTTGCCCATGTATTGCCTCCGGATGAGGTAAGCATTCTTTTAGCTGAGCCTATTCAAGGAGACGCTGGAATCGTTGTTCCACCAGAGAATTTCTTCAAAGAGCTCAAAAAAGTGCTAGACGAATATGGAATTCTCTTGGCAATGGATGAAGTGCAGACAGGAATTGGGAGAACTGGAAAGTGGTTTGCAAGTGAGTGGTTTGATGTCGAGCCCGATTTCATATCCTTTGGAAAGGGTGTAGCAAGTGGAATGGGTCTTAGTGGAGTAATTGGAAAAGCCGAGCTTATGGACATGACAAGCGGTTCTGCTCTGCTCACACCTGCCGCCAATCCCGTTATTTCAGCGGCAGCATATGCGACGCTCAGGATAATAGAGGAGGAAAACCTTTTAGAGAACGCACTGAAGGTTGGGGACTTCATAAAGAAGCGCTTGCTTGAAATGAAGGATAGCTATGAGGTCATCGGAGACGTTAGAGGCAAAGGGCTGATGGTGGGTGCAGAAATAGTGAAACCTAACACCAAGATTCCAGACCCAGAGTTAACCGGAAAAATCTGTTGGAGGGCATTTGAGCTCGGCTTAATTTTGCCGAGCTACGGCATGTTCGGAAACGTCATAAGAATAACGCCACCGCTTGTGATAACAAAAGAAATTGCAGAAAAAGGCTTGGAGATTATGGAACAGGCATTAAAGGATGCCCTTGCTGGAAAGGTAAAGCACAAAACCGTTACGTGGCACTAG
- a CDS encoding alanine/glycine:cation symporter family protein, translating into MSAIMDFINWLDGMVWGPPIMILLVGTGLLLTIYLGGIQFRRLGWAIRFTLFEGRKKQGEGDITPFQALMATIAGTVGIGNIAGVATAIAAGGPGALFWMWVTALVGMATRYSEGLLGVAFRSKLPDGTMIGGTFNFLERGLAEEEISPTFRTIAGLFIILFAIFIGYESTKLSGGLMILAIIIAILFLILALYLLTGRSLPTLGKTLAILFALFAAISAFGIGNMTQANSLALGMKQAFNVPTWITGIFFAFITFIVIVGGIKRIGEVAEGLVPFMAIIYFIFAIGVWIKYAGQLPSAIALIFKDAFTGQAVAGGAVGTVIRWGVARGLFSNEAGLGTATLAHAAARTDHPSRQAHVAMLGPFIDTLIICSLTGISIVATGAWETGKTSTPLTQEAFARAFGHIGEVMVVIGVILFAYSTVLAWSFYGRQNIMYLAKWIEGDPEKFAKLYPKLHLIYNLLFVVFLYIGATTALENVWTFSDMMNGLMAIPNLVGLILLATVIKRYTDEFVSANP; encoded by the coding sequence ATGAGTGCCATAATGGACTTTATAAACTGGCTGGATGGCATGGTTTGGGGTCCCCCAATAATGATTTTACTGGTGGGTACAGGGTTGTTGCTAACAATATACCTTGGGGGCATACAGTTCCGCCGACTTGGGTGGGCTATAAGGTTCACCCTCTTCGAGGGAAGAAAGAAGCAAGGTGAAGGTGATATTACACCATTCCAAGCTTTAATGGCAACCATTGCTGGAACAGTTGGTATAGGAAACATAGCAGGTGTAGCAACTGCAATAGCTGCCGGAGGACCGGGTGCACTGTTCTGGATGTGGGTCACAGCTCTCGTTGGAATGGCAACTAGGTACTCGGAGGGACTTTTGGGAGTTGCCTTTAGAAGCAAGTTGCCAGACGGAACAATGATCGGTGGAACCTTCAACTTCTTAGAGAGAGGACTGGCAGAGGAGGAAATCTCACCAACTTTCAGGACAATAGCTGGACTCTTCATAATCCTCTTCGCAATATTCATCGGCTACGAATCCACAAAGCTAAGCGGAGGTTTAATGATACTTGCTATCATAATAGCAATTCTCTTCCTCATACTGGCACTATACCTATTAACAGGGCGCTCACTTCCAACCCTTGGCAAAACCTTGGCAATACTCTTCGCGTTATTTGCAGCGATTTCAGCATTTGGAATTGGAAACATGACACAGGCAAACTCTCTAGCATTGGGAATGAAGCAGGCATTCAACGTTCCAACATGGATAACAGGTATCTTCTTCGCGTTCATAACCTTCATAGTTATCGTTGGTGGAATTAAGAGAATCGGAGAAGTTGCAGAGGGCCTAGTCCCCTTTATGGCAATAATCTACTTCATCTTTGCAATTGGTGTCTGGATTAAGTACGCTGGTCAGCTGCCATCTGCAATAGCCCTCATATTCAAAGATGCATTCACTGGACAGGCAGTTGCCGGTGGTGCAGTAGGTACCGTAATAAGGTGGGGAGTAGCTAGAGGTCTATTCTCCAACGAAGCTGGTCTAGGAACTGCTACACTCGCTCACGCTGCAGCAAGGACAGATCATCCATCAAGACAGGCTCACGTGGCAATGCTTGGACCATTCATTGACACACTCATTATCTGTTCATTAACAGGTATCTCAATTGTGGCAACGGGGGCATGGGAAACTGGAAAGACAAGCACTCCTCTAACCCAAGAAGCTTTCGCAAGGGCATTTGGACACATAGGTGAAGTCATGGTGGTTATAGGTGTTATCCTCTTCGCGTACTCTACAGTGCTTGCATGGTCCTTCTATGGCAGACAGAACATTATGTACCTTGCAAAGTGGATTGAAGGCGATCCAGAAAAGTTCGCGAAGCTCTATCCAAAGCTTCACTTGATCTACAACCTCCTCTTCGTAGTGTTCCTATACATAGGTGCCACAACAGCCCTTGAAAACGTATGGACATTCTCAGACATGATGAATGGACTTATGGCAATACCAAACCTTGTTGGGCTCATACTCCTAGCAACGGTCATCAAGAGGTACACCGACGAGTTTGTCTCTGCAAACCCATGA
- a CDS encoding tungsten cofactor oxidoreductase radical SAM maturase, whose amino-acid sequence MHEFHWDNAKILLPKAPDMRYLYIEITNRCNLRCEMCFKQYWEDEEGDMDYDLFLKILDDAKEFPNLKMIYFGGIGEPLVHPRFMDMVKEVKKRGYAVGISTNGFLLTDKLIEELVRLRVDLIYISLDAIPTQPTRLGHIMPSVTVERLKKFAEIKKRENTEIPHVGVEVVLTKENYTQMAELVKYLSRFNIDTLLFSNLMPITAEHAEMIIYDGSVDISNALSKLYPQIYRGFPVKVAEFKLRSERHCDFVENNVAVVRWDGEVAPCYRFLHTYPEYIFGREKRVEAYSFGNVKEKSLKEIWTSREYTWFRFSVRNSLYPSCTDCPVVDACDYAKGSKMDCWGNVPSCGDCLWARRIVLCPIPREEHGKFW is encoded by the coding sequence ATGCATGAGTTCCATTGGGACAACGCTAAGATTCTGCTTCCTAAAGCCCCAGATATGAGATACCTCTACATTGAAATAACAAACCGATGTAATTTGAGATGTGAGATGTGTTTTAAGCAGTACTGGGAAGATGAAGAGGGCGATATGGATTATGACCTTTTCTTGAAAATTCTGGATGATGCCAAAGAGTTTCCTAACTTAAAGATGATTTACTTTGGTGGTATTGGTGAACCCCTTGTGCATCCCCGTTTTATGGACATGGTAAAGGAGGTAAAAAAGAGGGGATATGCAGTAGGTATTTCAACGAACGGTTTTCTTCTTACGGATAAACTTATTGAAGAGCTTGTAAGGCTCAGAGTTGATTTGATATACATTTCTCTGGATGCAATCCCAACACAGCCAACGAGATTGGGCCATATAATGCCCAGCGTTACAGTTGAACGGCTCAAAAAGTTTGCTGAGATAAAGAAGAGAGAAAATACGGAGATTCCGCATGTTGGAGTTGAAGTAGTCTTGACAAAAGAGAACTACACACAAATGGCAGAGCTTGTGAAGTATCTCTCTAGGTTTAACATAGATACCCTGCTTTTCTCAAACCTAATGCCGATTACAGCAGAGCATGCCGAAATGATAATCTACGACGGAAGTGTCGATATAAGCAATGCACTTTCCAAACTTTATCCCCAGATATATCGTGGATTTCCAGTTAAAGTAGCAGAATTTAAACTTAGAAGTGAAAGACACTGTGACTTTGTTGAAAATAACGTCGCTGTGGTTAGGTGGGATGGAGAAGTTGCACCTTGTTATCGCTTTCTTCATACATACCCGGAATACATTTTCGGAAGGGAGAAAAGAGTGGAAGCTTATTCCTTTGGCAATGTGAAAGAGAAATCTCTGAAAGAAATATGGACGAGCAGAGAATATACGTGGTTTAGGTTTAGTGTTAGAAATTCCCTCTATCCCTCCTGCACAGATTGTCCTGTTGTTGACGCGTGTGATTATGCCAAGGGCTCAAAAATGGACTGCTGGGGAAACGTACCAAGCTGCGGAGATTGTCTGTGGGCTAGAAGGATAGTTCTCTGCCCGATTCCAAGAGAAGAACATGGAAAGTTCTGGTAG
- a CDS encoding ubiquitin-like small modifier protein 1 has translation MVKVRVFATLRGIVGKSELEVQADTVGELLEKLYNEYPKMKKELEKGAVILVNGKNIEHLEKLNTKLKDGDVVSIFPPVGGG, from the coding sequence ATGGTTAAGGTAAGGGTTTTTGCTACACTCAGAGGCATTGTTGGAAAGAGCGAGCTCGAAGTTCAGGCTGATACGGTGGGAGAACTTTTGGAAAAGCTCTATAACGAATATCCCAAAATGAAAAAAGAGCTCGAAAAGGGAGCCGTTATCTTGGTTAACGGAAAAAACATCGAGCACCTTGAGAAACTTAACACCAAACTCAAGGACGGAGACGTGGTAAGTATATTCCCTCCAGTGGGAGGCGGTTGA
- a CDS encoding aldehyde ferredoxin oxidoreductase family protein gives MFGYMGKILRVNLTTGEIKVEELKEEDAKEFIGGRGLATKLLLEEIDPKVDPFSPENKLIFATGPLTGTTAPTGGRYMVVTKSPLTGFIASSNSGGFFGPELKFAGYDFLIVEGKADHPVYISIKDEDVEIKDASHLWGKRVGETTDKLLEEFGDKKARVACIGPAGEKLVRFANIMNDKHRAAGRSGVGAVMGSKNLKAVVVRGTKQVELADKEKFMSVVKEKIKKIKENPITGGGLPQYGTAVLVNIINENGLYPTYNFQTGVFKYAYEQSGEALAAKYLVRNHPCFACPIGCGRVSYHPAVGITEGPEYESIWALGATCGINDLASIVIANHLCDEFGLDTISTGGTLAAAMELYEKGIIKQEELGDAPPLRFGNSEVLHYYIEKIALREGFGDKLAEGSYRLAESYGHPEYSMSVKKQELPAYDPRGAEGHGVTYATSNRGGCHVRGYMISPEILGVPVKLDPHDVSEEKAKWVKIFQDLTAVIDSSGLCLFTSFALGADDYAEMLNAATGFDYTTDEWLKAGERVWNIERIFNLKAGLVPEKDDTLPKRFLEEPMPEGPNKGHVVKLHEILPKYYKLRGWDEKGYPTEEKLKELGLDKYY, from the coding sequence ATGTTTGGGTATATGGGAAAAATATTGAGAGTTAACCTAACGACGGGAGAAATAAAAGTGGAAGAGCTAAAGGAAGAAGACGCAAAGGAGTTCATTGGTGGTAGAGGTCTCGCAACAAAGCTTCTTTTAGAGGAAATAGATCCAAAAGTTGATCCATTCAGCCCAGAGAATAAGTTAATCTTTGCCACAGGCCCCTTGACCGGAACAACCGCCCCAACCGGTGGCAGGTACATGGTAGTTACAAAGTCCCCATTAACGGGCTTCATAGCCTCAAGTAATTCCGGTGGCTTCTTTGGACCAGAGCTCAAGTTTGCAGGTTATGACTTCCTTATTGTTGAGGGAAAGGCAGATCACCCAGTTTACATCAGCATAAAGGATGAAGATGTGGAGATCAAAGATGCCTCCCACCTCTGGGGTAAGAGAGTTGGCGAAACAACGGACAAGCTCCTTGAAGAGTTTGGAGACAAAAAGGCGAGAGTTGCTTGTATAGGGCCTGCGGGAGAGAAACTTGTAAGGTTTGCAAACATAATGAACGACAAACACAGAGCAGCTGGAAGAAGCGGTGTTGGAGCAGTAATGGGAAGCAAGAATTTGAAGGCTGTTGTCGTCAGAGGAACAAAGCAGGTAGAGCTTGCTGACAAAGAAAAGTTCATGAGTGTCGTTAAGGAGAAGATAAAGAAGATAAAGGAGAATCCAATTACGGGCGGAGGACTTCCACAGTATGGAACTGCAGTTCTAGTAAACATAATAAATGAAAACGGCCTTTATCCAACGTACAACTTCCAGACAGGAGTCTTTAAGTACGCCTATGAGCAGAGCGGTGAAGCTTTGGCCGCAAAGTATTTAGTGAGGAACCACCCATGCTTTGCATGTCCAATTGGATGTGGAAGAGTCTCATATCACCCAGCTGTAGGAATTACCGAAGGTCCCGAATACGAGAGCATATGGGCTCTTGGTGCGACCTGTGGTATAAATGACCTGGCAAGCATAGTGATAGCAAACCACCTCTGTGACGAATTTGGTCTTGACACGATTTCAACAGGTGGAACTCTAGCGGCAGCTATGGAGCTTTATGAGAAGGGAATCATAAAGCAGGAAGAGCTTGGAGATGCACCACCATTGAGGTTTGGCAACAGCGAAGTTCTCCATTACTACATTGAAAAGATAGCCCTTAGAGAGGGCTTTGGGGACAAACTAGCTGAAGGAAGCTACCGCTTGGCTGAGAGCTACGGGCATCCAGAGTACTCAATGAGCGTTAAGAAGCAGGAGCTCCCGGCTTACGACCCAAGAGGAGCAGAAGGACATGGTGTCACTTATGCTACCTCCAACAGAGGTGGATGTCACGTTAGAGGATACATGATCAGTCCAGAAATCCTCGGTGTTCCAGTAAAGCTTGATCCTCACGATGTAAGCGAGGAGAAAGCCAAGTGGGTTAAGATATTCCAAGACCTAACTGCGGTAATTGATTCCTCCGGATTGTGCCTCTTCACAAGCTTTGCACTTGGAGCAGATGATTACGCTGAGATGCTAAATGCTGCAACAGGCTTTGATTACACAACTGACGAGTGGCTCAAGGCGGGAGAGAGAGTATGGAACATTGAGAGGATCTTTAACCTTAAAGCCGGCTTAGTCCCAGAAAAAGACGATACTTTGCCCAAGAGGTTCTTAGAAGAGCCGATGCCTGAAGGGCCCAACAAAGGACACGTGGTAAAACTCCATGAAATCCTTCCAAAATACTACAAGCTCAGAGGCTGGGACGAGAAAGGATATCCAACTGAGGAGAAGCTTAAGGAGCTTGGTTTGGATAAGTATTATTAA
- a CDS encoding bifunctional L-myo-inositol-1-phosphate cytidylyltransferase/CDP-L-myo-inositol myo-inositolphosphotransferase, which produces MKAVILAAGLGTRMGKLSKETPKGLIKVAGREILYRTMKILEMEGIDEFVIITNPLYKEKFEEFLRKNNFRYQLVINEFPERGNGYSLYLARSYVSGRFVVVMSDHVYEETFIRKALKGKGLVVDREGKFTNTEEATKVKIDDGRVADIGKALEEYDALDTGFFVLERDIFEIIEKLIREKEKLELAEIVKEAGLEVFEVSGLFWMDIDTPEDIKKAKKFLIRNAIKGSGDGVISRYLNRRISTKISEALVDYVEPIHMTLFSFVVGIIAAVVAFISPPIGGLLYQLNSILDGVDGEIARAAMKTSKFGGYFDSILDRYVDFFVLLALALHLHPNIWGWMVVSLAIFGSAMVSYSTERYKGEYFVDIYKAIPQMKYLFGKRDERIFLTMVLCLIGRIELIFITLALITHIRVFATVYLVQKKEKLPE; this is translated from the coding sequence ATGAAAGCGGTAATTCTGGCGGCTGGGCTTGGAACTCGAATGGGAAAACTCAGCAAGGAAACTCCCAAGGGCCTAATAAAAGTTGCTGGAAGGGAGATACTTTACAGAACGATGAAAATTCTTGAAATGGAAGGAATTGATGAGTTTGTGATTATTACCAACCCGTTATACAAAGAAAAGTTTGAGGAATTTTTAAGGAAAAATAACTTTAGATATCAGCTCGTGATTAATGAGTTCCCAGAAAGGGGGAATGGATACAGCTTATATCTCGCCCGTTCATACGTCTCAGGCAGGTTTGTTGTAGTGATGAGCGACCACGTTTATGAAGAGACCTTCATTAGGAAAGCTCTAAAAGGTAAGGGACTTGTAGTTGATAGGGAAGGGAAATTCACAAATACTGAAGAAGCCACAAAGGTGAAAATAGACGATGGAAGAGTAGCAGATATTGGAAAAGCACTTGAAGAGTACGACGCCTTGGATACGGGATTTTTTGTTCTAGAGCGGGATATCTTTGAGATAATAGAAAAGCTGATCAGAGAAAAAGAGAAGCTTGAATTAGCTGAAATCGTCAAAGAGGCTGGCTTGGAAGTATTTGAAGTAAGTGGACTTTTCTGGATGGACATTGACACACCAGAAGATATCAAAAAAGCCAAGAAGTTCTTGATAAGGAATGCCATAAAAGGCAGTGGGGATGGAGTCATATCGAGGTATTTGAACAGAAGGATATCCACAAAGATCAGTGAAGCTCTCGTAGATTATGTTGAACCAATCCATATGACGCTATTTTCCTTTGTGGTTGGTATAATCGCGGCTGTTGTAGCTTTTATTAGCCCTCCTATTGGTGGGCTGCTGTACCAGTTAAACTCAATTCTCGATGGAGTCGATGGGGAGATAGCAAGGGCTGCAATGAAAACAAGTAAGTTCGGCGGATATTTTGATTCTATCTTGGATAGATACGTCGACTTTTTCGTGTTGTTGGCACTTGCCCTCCACTTACACCCAAACATATGGGGGTGGATGGTAGTTTCCCTAGCCATCTTTGGATCTGCCATGGTAAGCTACTCAACAGAGCGTTACAAAGGCGAGTATTTTGTTGACATATATAAAGCAATTCCCCAAATGAAATACCTTTTCGGTAAAAGGGATGAAAGAATATTCTTAACAATGGTTCTTTGTTTGATTGGGAGAATAGAGCTGATTTTCATAACACTAGCATTGATAACCCACATCCGGGTGTTCGCTACAGTTTATTTAGTGCAAAAAAAGGAAAAACTTCCAGAGTAG
- a CDS encoding carboxypeptidase M32 — protein sequence MAEEIFQNETIKQILAHYRKIWAIGHAQSVLGWDMEVNMPKMGITERSTAQGELSVLAHSFMLEPKFVELVEKAAGEELNDYERGVVRVLQREIRIAKAFPPEFVRELSEVRSKATMAWAEAKEKDDFKKFEPWLDKIIELAKKATEYLGYEEYPYDALLDLYEEGLRTRDLEPIFEKLEKELKPILDRILEEGKVPREHPLEKEEYDVESMKKVNLKVLELLGYPLGTRGRLDVSPHPFTTEFGIHDVRITTRYEGFDFRRTLLAVVHEFGHALYELQVDERFMFSPIAGGVSLGIHESQSRFWENIIGRSREFAGLIYPILKENLPFISKYTEDDIYNYFNIVRPDFIRVEADEVTYNLHILLRYKLEKLMVNEEVKAKDLPELWNDEIERLLGIRPKNYKEGILQDIHWAHGTVGYFPTYSLGTLLATQIRSYILRDIPDFYEKVANGEFAPIREWLREKVHKYGSMYPPKELLERSFGEGINPEYFIEYIKEKYLG from the coding sequence ATGGCTGAGGAGATATTCCAAAACGAGACCATAAAACAGATTTTAGCCCACTATAGGAAAATATGGGCAATTGGACACGCTCAGAGCGTCCTTGGGTGGGATATGGAAGTAAACATGCCCAAAATGGGAATAACCGAGAGGAGCACTGCACAGGGGGAGCTTTCAGTTTTGGCCCATAGTTTTATGCTGGAGCCAAAGTTTGTTGAGCTTGTAGAGAAAGCAGCTGGAGAAGAGTTAAACGATTATGAGAGAGGAGTCGTCAGAGTACTGCAGAGGGAGATAAGAATAGCAAAGGCATTTCCGCCGGAGTTCGTTAGGGAGCTAAGCGAAGTTAGAAGCAAAGCAACCATGGCATGGGCTGAAGCGAAGGAAAAGGATGACTTCAAGAAGTTTGAACCGTGGCTTGATAAAATAATAGAGCTTGCGAAGAAAGCAACAGAGTACCTCGGCTATGAGGAGTATCCATACGATGCCCTCCTTGACCTCTATGAGGAAGGATTGAGGACGAGGGATTTGGAACCGATATTTGAAAAACTAGAGAAAGAACTGAAGCCAATTCTGGACAGAATACTTGAAGAGGGCAAGGTTCCTAGAGAACATCCCCTAGAGAAGGAGGAATACGATGTTGAGAGTATGAAAAAAGTCAACTTGAAAGTTCTTGAGCTCTTGGGATATCCTTTAGGAACAAGAGGTCGCTTGGATGTGTCACCTCATCCGTTCACGACGGAGTTCGGAATCCACGATGTAAGGATAACAACCAGATACGAGGGCTTTGATTTCAGGAGAACCCTTTTAGCTGTGGTTCACGAATTTGGTCATGCGCTCTACGAGCTCCAGGTGGATGAGAGGTTTATGTTCTCTCCAATAGCTGGAGGAGTATCCCTTGGAATCCACGAAAGCCAGAGCAGATTTTGGGAGAACATCATTGGAAGAAGCAGGGAATTTGCAGGGTTAATTTATCCAATTCTCAAGGAAAATCTTCCATTCATATCAAAATACACTGAAGATGACATCTATAACTACTTCAACATAGTTAGGCCAGATTTCATAAGGGTAGAGGCAGATGAAGTTACCTATAACCTGCACATCCTCTTGAGGTATAAACTTGAGAAGCTCATGGTAAACGAAGAGGTCAAGGCTAAGGATTTACCTGAGCTCTGGAACGACGAGATAGAAAGGCTTCTCGGCATAAGACCAAAGAACTACAAAGAGGGAATTCTCCAAGATATTCACTGGGCCCACGGAACCGTTGGCTACTTCCCCACCTACAGCCTCGGAACACTCTTGGCAACGCAGATTAGGAGCTACATCCTTAGAGACATCCCGGACTTCTACGAAAAGGTCGCAAACGGAGAATTTGCGCCGATAAGAGAATGGTTAAGGGAAAAAGTGCACAAATACGGAAGCATGTATCCACCAAAGGAGTTGCTTGAGAGAAGCTTCGGAGAAGGCATAAATCCAGAATACTTCATAGAATACATAAAGGAGAAATATCTAGGCTGA